From the Solanum lycopersicum chromosome 10, SLM_r2.1 genome, one window contains:
- the LOC138338802 gene encoding protein PXR1-like, protein MKWEIRTQIPIFFLRERIQSEDKKKEKKEKGKENEKEKKEEEEDEDEEKEKKKAKVKDKEQDRRGGRGEGKSQARKKEQLKKMKKKKEEKENKDDEEEDDEEEEVKEKGGGGEVDHEDE, encoded by the exons ATGAAATGGGAGATCAGAACTCAAATTCCAATCTTCTTCCTCCGTGAAAGAATCCAGAGCGAG gataagaaaaaggagaaaaaggagaAGGGGAAggaaaacgagaaagagaagaaggaggaggaggaggacgAGGACgaggagaaagagaagaagaaggcgAAGGTGAAGGACAAGGAGCAGGATAGAAGGGGAGGACGAGGAGAAGGAAAAAGTCAAGCTAGGAAAAAAGAgcaattaaagaaaatgaagaagaagaaggaggagaaggagaataAGGATGATGAGGAGGAGGATGACGAGGAGGaggaggttaaggaaaaaggAGGAGGGGGAGAAGTAGACCACGAAGatgaataa